TTAtctgacattttatgaaaaaatacgtCTGGACGCTGCTGTTATTCTcttggatattgttgaaatgcaaattaaAAGCCGAAGCTGTGATCATTAAATAGACCAATGTCAACGCTTTGGATTTTACATTTagctattattatttatataagtcacggacttcgtttccatggtaacatcagttATATTCGAGAaaccattttttactgaaatttgaacaatttaagaCCTTAGTTTTAGCATATAAGAAGCAAATTATCaactaaaactgaaaaatatgtgttgcaaatcaaactgcccaatttttattcgTAAATGACCGAAAATAAGTACACTTCATCCAATATTCCCAGTTACATCAGTTACCattatccattttcttacatttcgcAAAACATTTCATATTAACTAATAACAATACAAAAGAAGCAAtctattgatcattattcagagcgaaagactaaaaaaatatttcagcaaataatgcctgtttaaaaatatttcaaataaagagAATGCACAAaatcactttcaaaataaaagctatcaatttttgcgcggtaactgacacgtaatgtcatgacgtcatcgacgtcattttaaagcaacaatgttttgaaacgtttctgcggcaatttattcattatttctgcctAATTAAACAATTAAGCATCATATCGGAGATAGTTACATAAaatttttcagaagaatggatatacaaatacAGTTTATCGTAAATGTCGTCGTAAGttgtcacgttagcttccggttgggcttGTGCGCATataaatattaaggtaacctacctccttaagtaaatGGTAGTTTTGAAAAATGTGATCAGCTGTCAAGTAACCACAATGTATATCGACTCGCAGTGCAATATTTGACATTTGTATTTGTAATACGTAACAAACTAACGTTTGcaacattatttatataatagatatgtCTACTTTGAGTAGCAGTTTTGTCAGTTTGTCAGTAACTTCAAAATAAGTGGTTTGTGTACACCGCTGATCACATTGTCACATTGAATAAGTCAAGTTGCAAGtgtaatacatattttcttttcagctggggcttagctcagtaggaataATGTGCGTGCCTGCGTATTGCAGGGTCATGTGTTCGAACCCCGGGCTGGCCGTATGCTTtctgtgacagtttgataaaaatcgACTGAAATAATACGTCCTCCACCTTAACTGCCCAATGTTACATAGCTAACATACTATTGAAATATGGCGTTAAatctaaatataaacaaacaactgGGACATCGTATGAATATGTATTTACACTAGACTGATcacaattattacaaatatttgtaATGTCCCTGAAGTAGCTAAGGAAATGATAGGTTTTAAAAGTCTCCCCGTAAATACAATTaaggctgttatatttcaatcttctcagatcgttcagcacgatttttatgtcgtgttttggtactgtttagtttatcagcttGAATATTcagcctgggtggttccaatactcccgctttcattgctatgggtattgtataatcccacactggatatggtgcctgctttttaatttttgcagTTCCTGTAaaatgcaggctccataaccgcagatcccctttctaaattccagtttgctttctcgtttagggcaaacctattattttaactgaggaccatacaccgcttttgATGGAAATACACGCTAGTgaaccgccgtatgaatacatctgcggatgtttctaatttgatttttgtacttgtagcatatgTAAATATTGAGTTGTGCTCAACCCGGCGCTAGAGTGcatagacggtagcatgcatttccactacaggCTGATAAcggaacctgcaacattttcgtttttgtcgtgttgagcgacctgtggagtttccactttttctattttataatagattaaatgaacattttgaatCAGTAAATGCACTCGACTATTTGAAGACTATCTCATTGAGATCTATTCTGCTCACCTGGACGTCGGCGGCACACTTTTCTTAAAGTTTTACGTGTTTGTTCATGTCTCAGTACACAGTGCATGCATTGGATTGTAATTTCACAAGGGTTCCTATATAGTCATCTAACCGGTTGAAATAACACATTTAGACAAATCTTGAATAAATGTTCTAACAGTTACGGCTCTTTTTCGGGGAAAGTTTTTGCGTGTAACCAGCAATGAGacgaatgaaacttcacacaagatgTATTATATACACGCCCAAGGTTGAAATTATTCAAACTATGGTCTATTTGACTCAAAAACATTAATTGAAGTATTGTATGccagttgttttcattgctgcaataaaatttaatttgtagtatattataaaataagtcagTTACACAAGACTTGCCAAGGTTGTGACCCTTTTCTAACATGGAAGATGTCAAAATATATTAGTGAGCGATCATATGAACTCCTCTTATAAGTATTGAAGTAACCCTTTGCATAGATCGATAGAAAAATGTGATGAGtcgcaaatgaattttaaaactattctGGTCAATTAATCACGTTTTTATTTTCTCTATAGCTGCTTATATAGCGAAATATCTTTTGCTTGTGTTACAGAAAAAACATATCTTCATCTTAATTTAGCTATGTGTCTTTTATTTAAAGACGATACGTTAATAAGTACTAAAGCGCTGATATCGAACTTAAGATTGATTGACTCCCACAATTTTTGCATTGTTTTGTTCGTTATGCAATAATGATACATTTTCATAAGGTTTTTGCTGCTACGACTGTCGGAAATGGCACGGAGGTAACACAATCGATAACTGTTAGACCAGGTGGTGAGTATCATTCGTGTGTACCCTTTTTAACCCATTTCCTATATTTGCTTTCTTAATATAATGCAAATCTCATATGAATCTATTTCAATATGTACCCTATCCAATTCAATTATCATTAGGCTCTAAACTGCGTTCGTTCTAAAGGAATGAAAAAGTAACGTACATGGCTAGTtggaaacaaagaaacaaaacctGATGAAGTCTATTATGTACCATTATTGTGGAGATAATCATATTGTTTTATAAGGAATAAGTCTAAGGGTAAGCGATCTGTGAGAGGGGATTGGAGTTACAGATATTTGTGTTTGGACTGTACAATGGTTAGATTATAAGCCGTTTCTTTTCCATTTTCCCCCATTCGGCCATCTTTGTATTTTTGTTCTCTTGGAATGGTAAGTTTCTGTAAATTTCAAACTGCATAGTGCCTGACAAAATCAGACGTATTCATTGTTATACTTATTTTACTATAACATTTCTGTAGCACTATGATCGAAAGAGGTATTTATAAGTGTattacttgtatttatttatttcgtttaTTGTATTAATGTATTATCTAAAGTAACGCTTGCTCAAAATAACAAAATCGGAAAAACATGATATTGCTTCGTCTGTGAATACTTCAGTAAGTTAAGGAAAGAAAATTGTAGAAATACAAAATTTACGACAGGATTCAATATTTATCTTAATCATCAATTAAAACACTGGCACTCTCTAGCCTAAATTCTAATACCAAGTTAGTGAATAATATTTCTGGCGCATGTAGGTAATATTTCCAGGcgtctttttcttcttttattttattagcGTTTTGAAAGCAGCGGAAAATATATAGTTAAAGattttgattgaaacttaattCAGTATAACAAATTCATCTGAAATTGGCTTATTAatcaaagtaaagaaaaataaatatgtttatgtgtTACAATTCTGAATATAATGCTTGAAACTTTGACttagaaagaaaatctattttgtttttctgttgtaaTTATTAAGAAaagtttgttttcagtttgtttctattttgtctttgttttatattttattaccgGCAGCCTATAGTCTACAACGGCATTTGCTTGACACTCCAAGTATTCTATTAGTACTCTACTATAACAGTCATGTAACGTGTAGTTTGAAATGTAATTCATTTTGGAATTCATTACTCGTACATTTGTTTGATCGCCTGTCTTTATTTAAGTAAGAAATGTGTCTTTGCACTTTTGAAACTTGTatgtatactcagcgtcactgaaaatttaccaacTTAATGggccttatattttaaaaatcgcattggactgtgttaaaagcataactcGACTACATTTCTGACGCATTCGAGatgtcactggtgtaaagattgtCAAATTGGatgaactccatttgaggcacgcgTTGCACGTGCAAAATGGCTTTTTCGAACAATGTccacatgtacgaaaattctatcgcaaatcattcatcgcacttgcaagttagtcgacagactaaaaggaatagaATTCCACGTTTAAGGTCCGATAAACGCCAGcagcatggttgacgccgaattTCATGTCGTGGAAtagcacgtcgtatgtgctgttctcacctgacagtcatgaaatgggttaggagacatgatcagacagggttaatgagtaatagaccgcgcacaggccataaAAAAATGATGTCgatgttgtaaaaaaaataaagaggtatatattaagtggtaacttttcagtaaCGCCCAGTATATATGTTTAGTGTCTGATGAACATATACGTAATTTCTGCAAAGTGACAGTATGGTAGATTTATTTGCCCGTTAACTTTGTTTTACTTCTTCAAcgtaaatatatttctaaatgtttGGCGAATATTACATTTCAGCCCCATTGAAACTTATCGAAGAAACAGCAGATAGTTTATTGATGCAGCCAAGTAAGGTCAAGGTTTCGGATGACGAGAGACAAATAGCCGTGAAACTTCCATTGAAAGACCTCCTATGCAATATACGCAACGGTCAGTTGAAACGATGGGGTGTAGTTGTTGCCCAGGAAAGCCAAGCAACAGGTTtagcaatatttttctttaagtcGAGTAACTACATTTTAATAATTCTTAGCAGAGCTGCATTAAGATGCATTaagatatcttttttttaattcacaaactGTAGCAGAAACTAATTTCTTAAGCATGGATTATCACTGATACTTAATATATTCTGACCGACACTATGGTGCATATGACTCATTGAAATTTACTTACGAAATAAATCAGCGACGGAATACACTTTCTATGCACTAAttagcaaatattttgaaaaaagggacataataatgCAAAATTTGAATATCCTCCTGTGGACAAAACATTGGATCTTAACACAGACTATTACCGAAGTAGACTCTTTAGTATACTACAAGCATGTTGCCAATATGATAGAATCAGGTAAAACGAAACGTGTACAAGatgaaaaaccaaaacaaaatcagatttcaaatattatttttcaaatggaaCATATGTGATTAGTCGTTAGTGTCCTTTTAACTGAAAGCACTCTGCCACTCTGCAATGAAATTAACTTCAATAGTACTTGCTGAAGTAAGTAGGgagaaacaaacattattataaTTTCAGACTACTTGATCTTATTAGACTAAGTATATAAGTCCAATCTGAGTATGATTTATTTGTGCTTCACCGAGGCAGAAGATCTCTAGTTCTGAGCCTAAACAAAAAGAGAAAAGTCAGTTAACTAGAACTTTAGACTCTCATTATTATAATATTCCATATCGTACAAATTGCTACACTACTCCTTGTCCTACAACACAACAATATATGTCGGGTGGTAAGTGATGAGATATGAATTACTAATATGTTATTGTGTaacagaatatttttattttactgaatTGTTCTGAAGGTTGATTTCACTTGTTTTAACAATCAGACACAAGTTTCACAGGAAGCACAACGGATTTCAACAAGAAAGTGAAGGAGAAGTATAAGAGCTGGTTTCAAGTCAAAGACATGGATTCTATTCCATCTTACATAGCTACACCAGAAAATTGGACAGTGCAGTGTCCTACTTTTTACAATAGtatgttttaagaaatataaatttgttgtttatttatgtCGCATCACTGTACATTAATACACAGCAATTAACATAACATAGAatactttgtatatattttcgTTGAGGGTCATTTAATAAACCAGTAATAGTCTTTCCCCACAGACAAAGATCATGCATCTGAATTAAATATATTAGATAGCACACCCGACAAACAACAACCTCACTCTTGTAGGTCTAACACTACATCGAGAAGTCGTGTCTACATCCTTGACGATATCCACCAAATATTTACCGGTTTTATGTGCTTTACTATGACGTCTGACActatgatgtttgtttgttttgggtttaacgcatttttaaaatgtagttcagttatataacggccggcgggcagttaacctagccgatatgttcctggactctgtactACTACAAacctctgcaagtaactgccaacctctccacatgaatcagaggttgaggatgAATAAATTCcgatcaaatcgtcatggagagcatacgccccgcccggggatcgtaCTCGAAACCCCGCGacctgtagatctgcgctctcccaatTGAGCTAAGCTTGCGGGCTTATAAGTGTTATGTAGGGACAGTGAATTTGTTGTTCGTCTGAATAATTGATTTTGCTTAGAAGATCATGAAACCAATCAAATGTTGTTTTATGCAATATTTTGCTATTAAAACACACGATTTTACTTAAAAGGGcgtgtcattttttttcaaaacaaaatgtaatctCAAGATACGGGAAgtgatcattttcattttttaaatgcgAAATTACAACAGTTCAATGCAACTGCAGCGGAAGGTCGGTGAATCTTTTCGGGTGCCCGCCTATTCCATGAATCGATGCTCATAGGGGCCATTGGGTTTTTCTTCGACCGCCAAAAGCTCGAAATATCGCCAGttgacatacattttgtatgGGTAACacttaacccaacaaaaataaatacttcCTCGAAATTTCAACTTCTTTCTTTACTTACTGTCATTAAATAGTAAAATTATTAAGTAGATACACATACTTGTatattaatacattgtattttagaAGAGACTGGAACAAGAGCCAAATCGCATCATAATATCTACGTATACTTAAACGGCAAAACTATTTCATTCACGTTTGAGCCACCCTTGCATCTAGACCTTCTACAGACGATGAATGTATACGTTTATACCCATATTCTTGCCTACATCACGTGgaatatgcatatttttctgaTTACGTGCCAGGGTCAGATGTTCCCGTATTTCCCCAATGCAAAACTTGTCAGTAATAGCGTGCATTTAACAGACGTCACATAGTCCAAGCTCTATCTATATATACTTAACCAAAAACTATTTGCCTTGAACGTGATTGGCAAGACAAATCATCTTACATGTCTGATTGTGAAAGATAACTTTTCCTACACCCTCTTCACAGAATGGATAAAAAGACATCGCTAAAGCTCGAGTTTTTATTTCGCACTGCGATCATGTAGGGGAAACACTGAATATGGCTATATCTCAATACTATATGGTTCGAACCAGGTTAAAAGTCTTTTAGACTATATCATTGTCAAAAAAGAGATATTTGTGAAACACTAATACTGACTGGTTCCCGGCTGTTACCCATAGAGCTACGTGAGGTATCTGATCCTGCACCTTTACATACATATCCATTATGGTAGTAAGTATGCTGAAATTTCAAATACCGTAGgtcgaaattttgagataataagTCAAAACTTCAAGATTGTGTGCCGACATTTTGTATTAATAAAGAACACCACATCTGGCCCTTCTTGGGGTAGTAAAGACCTGCGAAGTCCTGTTTCACCAAAAATATTAATAGCGTTTCACTTTGATAGggatttgtttttactttaataaaaaaaattaacttggTCATTTCGTAAAAAAAGCATCAGCAATTTTTGGCTTGTTTCGCGATTTTGTCAAGCAAAACTTCACATGTCACCTTTAGGCCACCGTAAGTgtaagttttacattgacttctTACTTGAAAAAAACGTACTATTTCAGGTAACCGAAGAAAACGTGCAGCAACAACAGCAACGCCTGAGCACGTGTACAAAGATTTTATTGTGGGAGAAGACGGCAAGTGTTCCggcaaacaaaataacaaatattgtaATGGAGAATTACAACCAGGACGTAGTTACAGGtttcaacatttatattgatagatatgtttacatgtatataatttctcTATTATCTTAACTATTGAATAGCTTCATGGTACATTAAAGATTTTATGCTGATTTTCCATCCTCCATTTAATGCTTTGAAGAAGAttatcattgtcaaatatttaataacaaaaatgttactGTAAGCAAAGATATTAATACAGAAGATCTTGAATTGTCATTGCCGTTTCCAGTGGACTTctgttatttaatttaatttgataattatgtaACAATTATATTTCTACACAACATAGGGTGAAAACATTCGTTTGTACAGCTGGAGGCTGCACCGAGACAGAATATTCAAATGCAATATCCACGGGTGAGTTATTATACGCTAActtcttttataattttaacaaatttctgtCAATATTACCTACACAACGTCACGCGCAATAACTTTACGTTATGTCAGTCATTGAGCCAAACCGATAAAACCCAGTTTTCACTGCAAAGCATTAAGCATAAAGGCTTGGTACTTCTACGTCTATAAAACGTAGCTAAACGACAATAAACGTCGGAAAAACGTATTAGATACggctatataattatataaagataGTTTCTCCAGACacgcttttttatttttgtacgaTTGTTCAAAGCAAACATGAGGTATTGCTTGTAGTTCGCATTTCTCCGAATAGctgcgggttttttttttttttttttttttttttcggctgTACCAAGTAATCCTTGGGGGAAAAACATACTAAACCGAAGTAAACCGAAGAAACCTACATGAGAACTGTGTTTCGTTGTTTTGATTTGGAAATAAAATcgtatgtataataataataaaacactaTTTGTCTGATTCTGTTTTCTTTTGGATATACACAAAGCATACTGCTTTTCAGCAGTTGTGCTTTTCAGCACTATCTCTATTCAGCATTCAGTAAATACATTAGTCGACAAAAAGACGTCTGGTAGTTACCAAGTAATGACAGCCTGTATCATTTAAAACCTAAACTGTTTGTTTTGaacaaacacaaataaaaaagtccgtttaaaacaatatgttagactaaaaaaaaagtattaagaaattgtttattattttcatgaattgtgAATTTATTTCTCAGCTCCAGACCCTACGGTACCGATAGCAGCTGGTATATCATCAGCATTAGTAGTCATAGCCGTTGTTGGTGTCGTTGTTTTCGTCTTGAGAAGGAAACAGCTTGTGTAAGCAATTCGTAATGTACCTATCAAAGTAAACAGCTCTCTCACCCAACTTAACAAATacactaaaatatatataaaatataaaatatataaacacctTAACAAGTTGATCTTTTATAACATTTGCAAGATTTCGTTAAAGTAGTGTTAAAGGTTGTAAAAATTGTTTACTTATGTCTTCTTTATCATTGTTAGTTGTTTTGCCAAAGATGTCGAAAGACTGCGTACACATTCACATGGCGAAGGTATTCGTATGGACAAAATAGAACCAAAGAGAAAGAGTGCTTGCACGTATGTCTTCTTTCCATACTATTCACTGAAGCAACTTATCTTTACTGTATTTATTTGGCTATCGTCTATTGGTCCGTCAAAATTTTTGTCTTAAAGTACGGAagagatttcaatgaaacttgacatATAAATAGATATCAATGAGAGCGTCTGCAAAACTTAAGAAACATACCTCTATATTGAACATTTTCAACATCAGCTTCTTTAGTACGCCCGTGAAATGGGGCGTATTATTGAAACACCTGGGCGGCTGTAGGCGGCGTATATAAATGTCCATTCTCTAACATTAGCTCATAAAATCTCGACCATGATCGATAAGCAACTGGATCATATAAGTCTTTGTAGAGTTATGGTCAAGGAAGTACTCAAAATTgcagttcttatccaacgatcaataaacttaaaatgtttatgggcatattcCTTTGCCACAGTCGATACCCAACCGGTTAGTCTGAtagaactataaaacaatatgaagatcctttggaggcaAAACAACTGTCCAAGTTTAATAGGGATAGCCTTTGTTGTTCTAGCATAGTTATCAGTCTATTGTGCATACAACAGATaacttgttttaagaaaattattaTCTGAAATACTTGTAATGTTTCTCTTCATTGAACATAATTCAGTATACAGTAACCGCATGGTATTTTTATATCAAGGGCAGTGATAAgcgcatttttttctgaaaattatgaaataattattataccaACTTATCAAAGGGAAAGGAAATGTTGTTCTTATGTAAATTCCGTCTGCTAAAATTTCGTAAATCATTTAAAAGACTATTTCACGAACCTTTGgacttttaacatgtttaagccGATTTAAAAGTCTTCAGGTATGCCTTTTGACTTTTAAATCGGTTATGACCATTTCAAAATTTGATCTGAATGGCGGCTTTTTtgtgtttccatggcaacaaaatccATATggtggatttattaaatttctagataaaTATTTGAACCGTAATAACTcttttctgtaaaacaatttatctacttttttccagctaaaatgaaagaaattaccatgtaccacatcttacactcaagaaacataagaAATGATTCtagtattttaaatgtatttgttaaataaaggATTCAGCAGCGTGTAAATAATGTTATAAGCACACTAAAAGGGCTGCCTCCATGAttagcaattttcttaaatttgaaaCTGCCATATCTTTCTCAATAAATgttcgattttgaaaattcttacaGTGTTATGAAAGGCTTCAGCATGGCTTTCATATCAAAATAACTTACTGAAAGGCATTCCTTGTGCTTTAATTTAATATCTGAAAGACAACACTGTCAAAATGAAATCGAAAAAATCTACTCATAACATATTTCCAAAGGTTCGTGAAATAGTCTCATTACTtcaattatatatgcataaaggTTTTATTGAAGAATTTCTTTGTGATTTCAGCGTGTTAGGGTATGTATAGAATTAGTGATATATAACAGATATACTACAGGAAAATTACATTCTCCTGCGTCGCAACAACATTACCCAACACTGCGCTTATCTACAAAAGCCTGTACTTTTTCGATACTTTGCCCGACAGCCTGGTCAAATTGATTATTTGAATTTACTTGCACGAGGAATAGCATTGTTTTTTCCATAAACTTTActatatattcttaaagatgaaaGCATTCCTAGGTAACTTAAGACAAGACAAATCAATAATGAACGTGTGCCATGCTGGTATAGAACAATTAATTGCAGGAAATGTCAGGACTTCAAGTGAGATATCAAGctatatttttaattataaatgaACCGTCtgtgcgattttaaaataaaggctgTGTTcagttactttaaattttatctgTACATAAAAGTCCTTCCTTTTCAATTTTTCATAGAATGTTCCTTAGAAgggatattttaatgaaatagaaTCATGCAAACCGAACATATAAACGCTTCTGTTACCCTTTTCACCCATATGCAACTTTATGATAGCAACGTTCAAAACCCATATGGCAATATGTGGTTCGTTTATATGGAATATAGACCTACTTTTGTACATTTGGACAAGGTTCGAGCTTCTATGAAA
This is a stretch of genomic DNA from Mercenaria mercenaria strain notata chromosome 4, MADL_Memer_1, whole genome shotgun sequence. It encodes these proteins:
- the LOC128556605 gene encoding phosphatidylinositol phosphatase PTPRQ-like; protein product: MPTYPKAITKSATSLNVTWKTPNLYTGPTKYIVSVIDSKNISIQIKPCDTGFDFKATECIVTGLDEYWTYSITVIATTDAGSTSSISVTGQTAEARPGSIRRLSLKSEDDVTKNRSVEVTWTAPKDRDRNGIIQRYYVEFKDSSGKTVSFGTKNNITTHYFYQGMFPGVYSVQVFAATTVGNGTEVTQSITVRPGAPLKLIEETADSLLMQPSKVKVSDDERQIAVKLPLKDLLCNIRNGQLKRWGVVVAQESQATDTSFTGSTTDFNKKVKEKYKSWFQVKDMDSIPSYIATPENWTVQCPTFYNSNRRKRAATTATPEHVYKDFIVGEDGKCSGKQNNKYCNGELQPGRSYRVKTFVCTAGGCTETEYSNAISTAPDPTVPIAAGISSALVVIAVVGVVVFVLRRKQLVCFAKDVERLRTHSHGEGIRMDKIEPKRKSACTYVFFPYYSLKQLIFTRVRNGVDKSNTQRHKDTELAGQGERKPKSKEIEIVQMHAYPTNLA